A single window of Alosa alosa isolate M-15738 ecotype Scorff River chromosome 11, AALO_Geno_1.1, whole genome shotgun sequence DNA harbors:
- the LOC125303745 gene encoding ICOS ligand-like: MRMAGQYLFNWIVICILLEGKIYGAVVQEQHESMQQVTVGQRALLPCLLPLPRPSLGNIRVYWQTDKTDLVVHVFNKGQEEFGHQSSNYCNRTQLNTSQLQFGNFSLELCNVSEQDNLTTFQCIAFYDGSGRPKYQNTTTLLVLKEDVNRSHDGGAGNTTLTAVAVALLVLIVIVLVLVWGMRKRWKK, from the exons ATGAGGATGGCTGGACAATACCTGTTTAACTGGATTGTAATATGCATTCTGCTTGAGGGGAAAATATATG gaGCGGTAGTGCAGGAACAGCATGAGAGCATGCAGCAGGTGACTGTGGGACAACGTGCTCTTCTACCCTGTCTGCTCCCACTCCCACGTCCCTCTCTGGGTAACATCCGAGTGTACTGgcaaacagacaaaacagaccTGGTGGTTCACGTCTTCAACAAAGGCCAGGAGGAGTTTGGACATCAGTCCTCCAACTACTGCAACAGGACCCAGCTCAACACCAGTCAGCTACAGTTTGGCAACTTCAGTCTGGAGTTATGCAACGTCTCTGAGCAAGACAACCTCACCACCTTTCAATGTATTGCCTTTTACGATGGAAGCGGAAGGCCTAAGTACCAGAACACTACTACCTTACTGGTGTTGAAGGAAGACG tgaATCGATCGCATGATGGCGGAGCTGGAAACACTACATTGACTGCAGTGGCTGTTGCTTTGCTAGTGTTGATCGTCATTGTTTTGGTTTTGGTCTGGGGCATGAGAAAAC GTTGGAAAAAGTGA